A genomic window from Phocoena sinus isolate mPhoSin1 chromosome 20, mPhoSin1.pri, whole genome shotgun sequence includes:
- the BAHCC1 gene encoding BAH and coiled-coil domain-containing protein 1 isoform X3 translates to MDGRDFAPPPHLLSDRGSLGHRSAAAAARLAPAGPAAQPPAHFQPGKYFPSPLPMASHTAGSRLMGNSPASSFMGSFLTSSLGSAASAHPSGPNPSPSDQAYRGSHPTTSQIWFSHSHEAPGYPRFSGSLASTFLPMSHLDHHGNSNVLYGQHRFYGTQKDNFYLRNLPPQPTLLPANHNFPSVARAAPGHPISSCSRDRGEAGHLQKGTKEFDRFLMGKEKAGKAAEGKERPVVEEDIVRGRHKLVLPVPGDSHCKEGGVARGACEGRPKHLASCLLNTKVLDGELGRSALASCAGGVLGRPAVGVPASGRCTKEAAGPVEPGPAFGECLERRQLLHHAVPYTVPSGLPAGPPPPLSTAGGSFPCLQLHGGPDGLCPLQDKAPRDPKASGPTFVPSVGHLADKSRPFQVAEACAVAGEGKDRHLNGPAVPDHAALYGVSYAHLKAEGKGERRPGSFEAALNAPRLKGLEYLDGAGPEAPFPGLPKAGLDKSGYFELPAPSQDCARPSHQDPLGGKVTQACCTLDKTASKETPVGAPGAQKVARIRHQQQSVAPEVEPGGSGAEAKRKSLELASLGYGGPPPTPWSVQSGQGATVAISEECKAGAYLDPFGGTLQQAALLPQDLPAPPDEVSAMKNLLKYSNQALVVGQKVPFVGLGGLKASCAQQDGKFPASKGTGQAPGDMERPDCARSREHDAPHGDGEVRQPPVGIAVALARQKDTVSRAESAYSANTGRQGRAAPAFKAGSGPRSAHALDLEAEEERVRLCEDRLGLAGRELLLQDNKDLVEFARIHPSSGCPGDLAPHLMIAGGSSLQSSQLGGDPAPHPHPAHPPWLPRTRSPSLWMGGHSYGLGHPALHQNLPPGFPASVPGSMPPVFPLSQDAPTQLVILPPEPTPHAAPHALADVMDQASLWPPMYGGRGPASHMQHPGQLPVYSRSQFLRQQELYALQQQQQQRAAQALEQQRATQFQKPEDRHLELEEPAQEKALKSTHKPVALTPTAKGTPSPATAGPAKLSPCCHSPAPKPRAASCPTPPPHPGAPCTLSVCPTGSPGPGSKLPSAEEKSGEGQRPGADLNTLEPDLPPGYTCPAAGSGFSLPRIVHSSDLSDPETMQTAPPGAQPELARTFPPRELGPHSPQNLEEPGLPSGAREATQDLAGHPNPAERGPPGKAADPSPLEGLRELRCGALLEGGGPEATGQADSTQGGAQEERTTEEGREEGEQGPSLGASPQAMEQPAKSLGAPDQAKPGEQQAPAEAEAEEAAKFKEAELEEEEEEDWGLTPENSQPPRELPGLDALVAATINLGDLPAVSPLDPQPPTVPGPPSTAPLPRSSGIHGIALLSELADLEIQQQRTEPDLQEEEDVLAFNLQRLATLASAWSLVEAAGLDSPASLAQPSTADPCRAPMLTPRMQILQRKDTWTPKTKPVCPLKAAIDRLDTQEVEMRVQLAELQRRYKEKQRELARLQRRHDHERDESSRSPARRGPGRPRKRKYSSLLPALRPSEGKKVKAVRSSLSLLCTELRGGDDEPSKKRGRLEKGTYVGLQPASAEKARCKKNSDQGDLASAVTHKAAQLKPKVKSKGLPTSLSPFRRKEATPGGRIRKKLSRAKSAKVSGAARHPQPDGGVAGRETPKFPAQPAAAATREAGSGSDSENCEGLLETEAPPKEPGLALHAGARVAVLGPSPSSVVKMEANQKAKKKKERQGLLGACRLSSPESEVKVKRRTVKAKVGSKLEQAPGRRPPGGPGKKKAKGKAKGSLRAEPGATPGREALCSPTRAFTCHEEGSRLASERLKRATRKSTVLQPGLRRKNGALSIALSPRNAKAILGRGRKAGKVKTKAAGKQGKGRAVSRLLESFAVEDDFEFEDSSSLSEEEEASGPLSAEQSAALARSCTIHKEDLQDGLPVLIPKEDSLLYAGSVRTLQPPDIYSIVIEGERGNRQRIYSLEQLLQEAVLDVRPQSSRYLPPGTRVCAYWSQKSRCLYPGSVVRGASSDEEDDLDSVVVEFDDGDTGHIAVSNIRLLPPDFKIQCTEPSPALLVSSSCRRTKKSSCEAPPPGEAAAPSLSPKAHDGPEASKTPGKKSVGKDKAGKAELLASGTKPSAGASDHFLGRRGSPLLSWSAVAQTKRKAVATAAAGGKGPGVLQNLFQLNGSARKLRAREALFPVHSVAAPVFGNGFRADSFSSLASSYAPFVGGAGPGLPGGAHKLLRAKKAERAEAEKGGRRRAGGEFLVKLDHEGVTSPKSKNCKALHAGDKDVGPRPGRPLPGPSYGHPALVGKDRKGRSPVHPLPMGLALRKFTGQAEYPLPCDSDCHSSYSDEEEDGPGLAPGVPSRFLARLSVSSSSSGSSTSSSSGSLSTSSLCSSDDEGSSYSSDEEDPALLLQTCLTHPVPALLAQPEALRSKGAGPHPHAQRCFLSRAAVAGGGVGAGPSSGRPRLKRKEALSFSKAKELSRRQRLPSVENRPKISAFLPARQLWKWSGNPTQRRGMKGKARKLFYKAIVRGKETLRIGDCAVFLSAGRPNLPYIGRIESMWESWGSNMVVKVKWFYHPEETKLGKRQSDGKQNALYQSCHEDENDVQTISHKCQVVGREQYEQMTRSRKYQDRRDLYYLAGTYDPTTGRLVTADGVPVLC, encoded by the exons CTCCAGGGTACCCCAGATTTTCAGGGAGTCTGGCATCTACCTTCCTACCCATGAGCCACTTGGATCACCATGGAAACAGCAATGTTCTCTATGGGCAACATCGTTTCTATGGAACCCAAAAAG ATAACTTCTACCTGCGCAACCTGCCGCCCCAGCCCACGCTCCTGCCCGCCAACCACAACTTCCCCAGCGTGGCCCGGGCCGCCCCCGGCCACCCCATCAGCTCCTGCAGCCGCGACCGGGGCGAGGCCGGCCACCTGCAGAAGGGCACCAAGGAGTTCGACCGCTTCCTCATGGGCAAAGAGAAAGCCGGCAAGGCGGCCGAGGGCAAGGAGCGGCCGGTGGTGGAGGAGGATATCGTCAGGGGGCGGCACAAGCTGGTGCTGCCCGTACCGGGGGACTCGCACTGCAAGGAGGGTGGCGTGGCCCGGGGTGCCTGCGAGGGCCGCCCCAAACACCTGGCCTCCTGCCTTCTCAACACCAAGGTGCTCGACGGTGAGCTGGGCAGGTCCGCGCTGGCCAGCTGCGCAGGGGGTGTGCTGGGGCGGCCGGCTGTGGGCGTGCCGGCCTCTGGACGCTGCACCAAGGAGGCAGCCGGCCCCGTGGAGCCTGGGCCAGCCTTCGGCGAGTGCCTGGAGCGGAGGCAGCTGCTGCACCATGCCGTGCCCTACACGGTGCCGTCTGGCCTGCCTGCCGGGCCGCCCCCACCCCTCAGCACGGCCGGCGGCTCCTTCCCCTGCCTGCAGCTGCATGGGGGCCCGGATGGGCTCTGCCCCCTGCAGGACAAAGCCCCCCGGGACCCAAAGGCCAGCGGGCCCACCTTCGTGCCTTCCGTGGGACACCTGGCCGACAAGAGCCGCCCGTTCCAGGTGGCCGAGGCCTGTGCCGTGGCGGGTGAGGGCAAGGACCGGCACCTGAATGGGCCTGCAGTGCCTGACCATGCTGCGCTTTATGGGGTCTCCTATGCCCACCTGAAGGCCGAGGGCAAGGGCGAGCGGCGGCCCGGGAGCTTCGAGGCGGCCCTCAACGCCCCCCGGCTGAAGGGCCTGGAGTACCTGGACGGCGCAGGCCCCGAGGCCCCCTTCCCGGGGCTCCCCAAAGCAGGTCTGGACAAAAGCGGCTACTTTGAGTTACCCGCCCCCTCACAGGACTGCGCCCGGCCAAGTCACCAGGACCCATTGGGCGGGAAAGTCACCCAGGCCTGCTGCACTTTAGACAAGACTGCCAGCAAGGAGACCCCTGTGGGTGCCCCCGGGGCCCAGAAGGTGGCTCGTATCCGGCATCAGCAGCAGTCGGTGGCCCCCGAGGTAGAGCCGGGGGGCAGCGGGGCCGAGGCCAAGCGCAAGTCTCTGGAGCTGGCGTCTCTGGGCTACGGCGGGCCGCCCCCGACCCCCTGGAGTGTCCAGTCGGGCCAGGGGGCCACCGTGGCCATTAGCGAGGAGTGCAAGGCTGGCGCCTACCTGGACCCCTTTGGCGGCACCCTGCAGCAGGCCgccctcctgcctcaggacctgcCCGCCCCGCCTGACGAGGTCTCGGCCATGAAGAACCTGCTCAAGTACAGCAACCAAGCACTGGTCGTCGGCCAGAAGGTGCCCTTCGTGGGCCTGGGGGGCCTGAAGGCCAGCTGTGCCCAGCAGGACGGGAAGTTCCCAGCCTCCAAGGGCACAGGCCAGGCCCCCGGCGACATGGAAAGGCCCGACTGTGCCCGAAGCCGAGAGCACGACGCTCCGCATGGCGATGGGGAGGTGCGGCAGCCGCCTGTGGGCATTGCGGTGGCCTTGGCCCGGCAGAAGGACACGGTGAGCCGGGCGGAGTCAGCCTACAGTGCCAACACAGGGCGGCAGGGCCGGGCAGCCCCCGCCTTCAAAG CTGGCAGTGGGCCCCGCTCCGCCCACGCTCTGGACCTGGAGGCCGAGGAGGAAAGGGTGCGTCTGTGCGAGGACCGCTTGGGGCTCGCCGGCCGTGAGCTGCTGCTGCA GGACAACAAGGACCTCGTGGAGTTCGCCCGGATCCACCCGTCAAGCGGCTGCCCTGGAGACCTGGCCCCCCATCTCATGATCGCCGGGGGCTCCTCCCTGCAGAGCAGCCAGCTGGGCGGGGACCcagccccccatccccaccctgcccaccccccctgGCTGCCCCGCACCCGCAGCCCCTCCCTGTGGATGGGGGGACATTCCTACG GCCTCGGGCACCCTGCCCTGCACCAGAACCTGCCCCCCGGCTTCCCTGCGTCCGTGCCTGGCTCCATGCCCCCCGTCTTCCCCCTCTCCCAGGACGCCCCCACACAGCTCGTCATCCTGCCTCCTGAGCCCACGCCCCACGCCGCCCCCCATGCGCTTG CTGATGTCATGGACCAGGCTTCACTGTGGCCCCCCATGTACGGGGGCCGGGGCCCTGCCTCCCACATGCAGCACCCAGGCCAGCTCCCTGTCTACTCGCGGTCCCAGTTCCTACGGCAGCAGGAGCTCTAcgccctgcagcagcagcagcagcagcgagcCGCTCAGGCCCTGGAGCAGCAGCGGGCCACCCAGTTCCAG AAGCCTGAGGACCGCCACCTGGAGCTGGAGGAGCCCGCCCAGGAGAAGGCCTTGAAGTCCACCCACAAGCCAGTTGCCTTAACCCCCACGGCCAAGGGCACCCCCTCACCCGCCACCGCAGGCCCTGCCAAGCTGTCACCCTGCTGCCACTCTCCCGCCCCGAAGCCCCGCGCCGCCAGCTGCCCTACACCACCGCCGCATCCTGGCGCCCCGTGCACTTTATCCGTCTGCCCCACCGGCAGCCCCGGGCCAGGCTCCAAGCTGCCCAGCGCCGAGGAGAAGAGTGGGGAGGGCCAGCGGCCCGGAGCCGACCTCAACACGTTGGAACCAG ACCTGCCTCCCGGATACACGTGCCCTGCGGCCGGCTCAGGCTTCTCCCTGCCCCGCATTGTGCACTCATCTGACCTCTCGGACCCCGAAACTATGCAAACCGCCCCGCCGGGGGCCCAGCCTGAGCTGGCCAGGACGTTCCCACCCAGGGAGCTGGGCCCACACAGCCCCCAGAACCTGGAGGAGCCTGGGCTGCCCTCAGGGGCCAGGGAGGCCACCCAGGACCTTGCCGGACACCCCAACCCTGCCGAGCGGGGACCCCCGGGGAAGGCAGCGGACCCCAGCCCACTGGAGGGGCTGCGAGAACTGCGGTGTGGGGCCCTCCTCGAGGGAGGGGGCCCTGAGGCCACTGGCCAGGCTGATTCTACTCAGGGAGGGGCCCAAGAGGAGAGGACCACAGAAGAGGGAcgggaggagggagagcaggggCCCTCGTTGGGGGCCAGCCCCCAGGCCATGGAGCAGCCAGCAAAGAGCCTGGGTGCCCCGGATCAGGCCAAGCCGGGCGAGCAGCAGGCCCCTGCAGAAGCAGAGGCGGAGGAGGCGGCCAAGTTCAAGGAGGccgagctggaggaggaggaggaggaggactgGGGGCTGACTCCCGAAAACAGCCAGCCGCCCAGGGAGCTGCCGGGTCTGGACGCCCTGGTGGCAGCCACCATCAACCTGGGGGATCTGCCCGCTGTCAGCCCACTGGACCCTCAGCCCCCCACTGTCCCTGGGCCACCCAGCACAGCTCCCCTGCCCCGTAGCTCAGGGATTCATGGCATTGCCCTGCTCAGCGAGCTGGCCGACCTGGAAATCCAGCAGCAGAGGACTGAGCCAGACCTGCAAG AAGAGGAGGATGTGCTAGCCTTCAACCTGCAGCGCCTGGCCACGCTGGCCTCAGCCTGGTCCCTGGTAGAGGCTGCTGGCCTGGACAGCCCCGCCTCCTTGGCCCAGCCCTCCACTGCCGACCCCTGCAGGGCTCCCATGCTCACCCCCCGTATGCAGATCCTGCAGCGCAAGGACACCTGGACCCCCAAGACCAAGCCT GTATGCCCGCTGAAGGCTGCCATCGACCGGCTGGACACACAGGAGGTGGAGATGCGTGTGCAGCTGGCGGAGTTGCAGAGGCGCTAcaaggagaagcagagggagCTGGCCCGGCTGCAGCGCAGGCATGACCATGA GAGAGACGAGAGCTCGCGAAGCCCTGCCAGGCGAGGGCCCGGCCGGCCACGGAAGCGCAAATACTCCAGCTTGCTGCCTGCCCTGCGACCCAGCGAAGGCAAGAAAGTCAA GGCAGTGCGGTCCAGCCTGAGCCTGCTGTGCACCGAGCTGCGGGGCGGCGATGATGAGCCCTCGAAGAAGCGAGGCCGGCTGGAGAAGGGCACCTACGTGGGCCTGCAACCCGCATCTGCG GAGAAGGCTCGGTGCAAGAAGAACAGCGATCAGGGCGACCTGGCATCTGCAGTGACCCACAAGGCGGCCCAGCTGAAGCCGAAGGTCAAGAGCAAGGGGCTGCCCACCAGCCTCAGCCCCTTCCGGCGGAAGGAGGCCACCCCAGGGGGTCGCATCCGGAAGAAGCTGTCGCGAGCCAAGAGCGCCAAGGTGTCTGGGGCAGCCCGGCACCCACAGCCAGATGGTGGCGTTGCTGGCAGGGAGACACCTAAGTTCCCAGCCCAGCCGGCAGCGGCCGCAACACGTGAGGCAG GCAGCGGCTCGGACAGTGAAAACTGCGAGGGTCTGTTGGAAACAGAGGCACCTCCCAAGGAGCCCGGGCTGGCACTGCACGCTGGGGCCCGCGTGGCCGTGCTGGGGCCCTCGCCCTCCTCCGTGGTCAAGATGGAGGCCAACCAGAAGgccaagaagaagaaggagaggcaGGGCTTGCTAG gggccTGCCGCCTGTCCAGCCCCGAGAGTGAGGTCAAGGTCAAGAGGAGGACGGTGAAGGCCAAGGTGGGCAGCAAGCTGGAGCAGGCCCCGGGGCGCAGGCCCCCAGGTGGGCCCGGCAAGAAGAAAGCCAAGGGCAAGGCCAAGGGCAGCCTGCGGGCAGAGCCGGGGGCCACACCCggcagggaagccctctgcagcCCCACCCGGGCCTTCACCTGCCACGAGGAGGGCAGCAGGCTGGCCAGTGAGCGCCTCAAGAGAGCCACGCGCAAGAGCACGGTGCTCCAGCCAGGGCTGCGG CGGAAGAACGGGGCCCTGTCCATCGCCCTGTCGCCCCGCAACGCCAAGGCCatcctggggaggggcaggaaagcGGGCAAGGTGAAAACCAAGGCTGCCGGCAAACAG GGCAAGGGCCGGGCGGTGAGCCGGCTGCTGGAGAGCTTCGCGGTGGAGGACGACTTTGAGTTTGAAGACAGCAGCAGCCtctcagaggaggaggaggccagTGGCCCCCTGAGCGCCGAGCAGAGCGCCGCCTTGG CACGCTCATGCACCATCCACAAGGAGGACCTACAGGACGGGCTGCCCGTGCTCATCCCCAAAGAGGACAGTCTGCTATACGCAGGCAGTGTCAGGACCCTGCAGCCCCCCGACAT CTACAGCATCGTCATCGAGGGTGAGAGAGGCAACCGGCAGAGGATCTACTCACTGGAGCAGCTGCTGCAGGAGGCG GTTCTTGATGTCCGGCCACAGTCCAGCAGGTACCTCCCGCCCGGCACGAGGGTCTGTGCCTACTGGAGCCAGAAGTCCCGCTGTCTGTACCCAGGCAGTGTAGTGCGAG GCGCCTCCAGTGATGAGGAAGACGACCTGGACTCCGTGGTGGTGGAGTTTGACGATGGGGACACTGGCCACATCGCTGTCTCCAACATCAGGCTGCTGCCTCCGGACTTCAAGATCCAGT GCACAGAGCCCTCGCCAGCCCTGCTGGTGTCCAGCAGCTGCCGAAGGACCAAGAAATCTTCCTGCGAGGCGCCCCCACCTGGTGAGGCCGCCGCTCCCAGCCTGTCTCCCAAGGCACATGATGGCCCTGAAGCCTCAAAGACCCCCGGGAAGAAATCCGTAGGCAAAGACAAAGCTG gCAAAGCGGAGCTCCTGGCCTCTGGTACCAAGCCCTCCGCGGGGGCCTCAGACCACTTCCTGGGCCGCCGGGGCAGCCCGCTGCTGAGCTGGTCCGCGGTGGCGCAGACCAAGCGGAAGGCGGTGGCCACGGCCGCAGCAGGTGGCAAGGGGCCGGGCGTGCTGCAGAACCTCTTCCAACTCAACGGCAGCGCCAGGAAGCTGCGGGCCCGCGAGGCGCTCTTCCCCGTCCACAGCGTGGCCGCTCCCGTGTTCGGCAACGGCTTCCGCGCCGACTCCTTCAGCAGCCTGGCCAGCTCCTACGCTCCCTTTGTCGGCGGGGCTGGGCCCGGCCTGCCCGGGGGTGCCCACAAGCTGCTGCGGGCCAAGAAGGCCGAGCGGGCGGAGGCCGAGaagggcgggcggcggcgggcgggcggcgaGTTCCTGGTCAAGCTGGACCATGAGGGCGTGACCTCCCCCAAGAGCAAGAACTGCAAGGCGCTGCATGCGGGTGACAAGGATGTGGGACCCAGGCCAGGGAGGCCCCTGCCCGGCCCCAGCTATGGGCACCCGGCCCTTGTGGGCAAGGACAGGAAGGGGCGGTCGCCTGTCCACCCGCTGCCCATGGGGCTGGCGCTGCGCAAGTTCACAGGCCAGGCCGAGTACCCGCTGCCCTGCGACAGTGACTGCCACAGCTCCTACTCGGACGAGGAGGAGGACGGGCCTGGCCTGGCCCCCGGCGTGCCCTCCCGCTTCCTCGCCCGCCTTTCcgtgtcctcctcctcctcgggctcgtccacctcctcctcctctggctcCCTGTCCACCTCCAGCCTCTGCTCCTCGGATGACGAGGGCTCCTCCTACAGCTCAGACGAGGAGGACCCAGCCCTGCTGCTGCAGACCTGCCTCACCCACCCGGTGCCCGCTCTCCTGGCCCAGCCCGAGGCCCTGCGCTCCAAGGGGGCTGGCCCACACCCGCACGCCCAGCGCTGCTTCCTGTCCAGGGCCGCGGTGGCCGGTGGGGGTGTGGGCGCGGGCCCCAGCAGTGGCAGACCCAGGCTCAAGCGCAAGGAGGCCCTGAGCTTCTCCAAAGCCAAAGAGCTGTCCCGGAGGCAGCGGCTGCCCTCCGTGGAAAACCGGCCAAAGATCTCAGCCTTCCTGCCTGCCCGGCAGCTCTGGAAGTGGTCGGGGAACCCCACACAG AGACGCGGCATGAAGGGGAAGGCCAGGAAGCTGTTCTACAAGGCCATCGTCCGGGGCAAGGAGACGCTTCGCATCGGGGACTGTGCCGTCTTCCTGTCAGCTGGGCGGCCCAACCTGCCCTACATCGGCCGCATCGAGAGCATGTGGGAGTCGTGGGGCAGCAACATGGTGGTGAAGGTCAAGTGGTTCTACCACCCAGAGGAGACCAAGCTGGGGAAGCGGCAGAGCGACGGGAAg CAGAACGCGCTGTACCAGTCCTGCCACGAGGATGAGAACGACGTGCAGACCATCTCCCACAAGTGCCAGGTAGTGGGGCGCGAGCAGTATGAGCAGATGACACGGAGCCGCAAGTACCAGGACCGGCGGGACCTCTACTACCTGGCGGGCACCTACGACCCCACCACCGGGCGCCTGGTGACGGCCGATGGTGTGCCCGTCCTGTGCTGA